The Cervus elaphus chromosome 9, mCerEla1.1, whole genome shotgun sequence genomic interval GACCCTGGTGAGTGGGGCTTGTCCTTGGGGACCCCAGGAATCCCATGACCAAGCGGCCCAAGCATTTAGAGGATAGAGGGAAATaggagagttccctggactaAGGATGGATGGAACACTGCAAGGAAGAGGTGGGATGAGGCACCCCAACTTCATCCTGACCCTACATGGTCCCATAACACACTACCATACACCTATCACATTGGCCCCAGGTATCCTCTGACCCCTAAATCCTCTTTGCTCTGTCTCCCAAGACCCCATCCCTCTGGACCCACCAAGCCCACCCCCCAGACCCCCAAAGGGCCCGCCTTCCTGCCGTCCTGTCAGGTGTTGTGTTCAACGAAGTCTACGCGGCCTCCAAGTTTGCTGTGGAGGGGTTCTTCGAAAGCCTGGCTGTCCAGCTGCTACAGTTCAACATCTTGTGAGGCGGGCATTTGGACAGTGATGGGAGGATGGAGGCAGTGGCGGGGCAGACAAGGAGAGAGGAGCAGCAGAGGAGACGGGTGGGAGCAAGGAGGCGTGAATAACAATGGGAGACATGGGGAggtgaggagaaaaaagggacagTATTGGagactttcctggcagttcagtggttaagacttcatttccaatgcaggaggcataggctcaatccctggtcagggactaagatcctacatgccatgcagccgcaaaaaagaaaaaacccagagagagagacagtattAGGCAAAATGGGGTATCTGGCATTTGGGGGGCACCagactctctcccctcccccttttctcAGCATCTCCCTGGTGGAGCCAGGCCCGGTTATCACAGAATTTGAAGGCAAGCTCCTAGAGCAGGTTTCCACAGCCGAGTTCCCAGGCACCGACCCTGACACCCTGAGCTACTTTCGAGATCTGTACCTCCCAgcctccagggagctctttcacAACGTGGGACAGAGCCCACAGGATGTAGCCAAGGTGAGGTGGGGCCCGGAGCCCCAAAACATGGCTCAGGTATGTGAGGGGGCCCCTCCCTACAGAAACCCTGCCCCTCCTTGGGCCCCAGAGCTCAGGGCTCCACCCCACAGGTCATCGTCAAGGTCATCGGCTCGGCCAGACCACCCTTGCGCCGACAGACCAACACCCGCTACACTCCACTGACCGCACTCAAGGCCATGGATCCCTCCGGCAGCCTGTATGTGCGAACCTCCCACCGCCTGCTCTTCCGCTGGCCACGCCTCCTCAAGCTTGGCCTTCGGTGCCTGGCCTGCAGCTGCTTCCGCACCCCAGTGTGGCCCCGATGAACAGAGCCTCACCCAACCCTCCTCACCCCTCAACAACCAAGCCTCTTTAGTTCACACCCCTCTCTGGATATACGacccttcactcattcattcattcattcaacaaactctGCCTGACACATTTTTGTGTCTGGGCATTGCTGGAACCCCAAAGAGCACCCAGCCTCCAGGCACAGACCTCTCTGTGGTCAAGGCTAAGAGCAGAGAGAGCGGACCCTGGGATCCTGGCATCCTGGGCTGAGGAGCCCAGATCAGAGAGCTGGACCTGTGTCCGGGAGGcaaggaaggcttcttggaggagggggCATTGTCCCTGGACCTTGAAGGATGAAACAGGCTGTCTCAGTCAACCTCTGGACTTCATTATCTTCAGTCTGGGGATTTAGGAATGATCCAGAcatccccatccctcctccccttctacacacacactcaaagcTGGTTTGACTAAGGGGTTTCCAGACTTCCTGGTCACATACTCCatcaggagggcttcccaggtggcgctagtggtaaagaacctgcctgccaatgcaggagacataaaagatgcaggttcaattcctaggttgggaagatcccctggaggaggacatggcaacccactccaatattcttgcctggagaatcatcatggacagagaagccttgctaGCTACAATCCAtagtagggtcacaaagagttggacatgaatgaagcaacttagcacgcacgcattcCATCAGTAAAATGTGTTTGCAAACATATCAgcaatgtatgtatattttttcataaaatatatatttgcaacTAATAGTAACCACTGTAAGTAATAAAGCTCAATTTCttatgtataaataaaaacattaaaaagaaatagggCCTTTCTCACACCTATTAGCATGACtacattttttttaacaactgattATCGATTTATTAAAAAGATTGATTTAGGCATCAGCAATGGTGACTTCCACCTCGACTCCTGGCTCAATACTGATGGAAGTGATCTGCTTGACAATTTCAGAAGGGCTGTGCAGGTCAATGAGTCGCTTGTGGATCCTCATTTGGAATCGATCCCAAGTCTTAGAACCTTCACCACAAGGAGTTTTCCTTGTAGTTATTCTCAGAGTCTTGGTAGGCATCCGAACTGGTCCTTTCActttgagattcttttccttcACGCCTCTGATCAAGTCAGCACACACCTTCTCCAGAGACCTCACGCTGCGGCTGGTGAGGGTGATCCTAATCCGGTGAATGGCCACCTCTGGCTCCACGGGAGTCTTGCTGGTGTCTTTCAAGGCCATGGCTGCGGCGCGGCTTCCTGACCGACTTGTTCCTCGGCTAGAGTGAACAGCGGTGAGTCAGGAACAAGACCGGGGGGCACTCAGCTCCGCTGCAGCAGTGACCACGTCTTCCTCAAAGAggactacatttttttaaatgcccagaaaatagcaagtgtttgcattaatgtaaagaaattggaaccctgtgcactgttggtgggcatCCCAGATggatcagcaggtaaagaatccacatgaaatgcaggagacacaggagactcaggttcaatcccagggtcgggaagacccccctggagaagaaaatggcaacccactccagtattcttgcttggaaaatcccatagacagaggagcctggcaagctacagtacatggggtcgcaaagagttggacacaactgagcacatcgCACATTAGGCATTAGGCAggcactgttggtaagaatgtaaaatggtgcagccactatggaaagtggtatggcagttcctcaaacaatgaaatgaaattatcatatgactcagcagttccattcctgggtatcacccaaaagaattgaagagATATTGTGCACCCATGTTCAGAACTGCATTGTCCACAATAGGCAAAAGGTGGAaccaacccaaatgtccatcaacagatgactggataaacaaagtgtgatccatccatacaatggaatatttattcagctttaaaaaggaaggaaattctgacacatgctaaaaCATGGATGAAACGTGAGGACaaaatgctgagtgaaagaagccagacacaaaaggataaatactatatgattccacttatatgaggtcctTAGAGGAGTCAGATTCAAAGGGACAAAGTAGAATggtgggtgccaggggctgggaaagGGGGAGTGGAGAGTTAGTGGTTAATGGTGATAGAGTTCCAATTCTACAAGATGAAGAAAGAGTTCTTGGAGACAGATGGTGGTGACAGttacacaacagtgtgaatgtacttatcACTAATGAACTGTAGGGGCCTCGAtggcagttcagtggtaaagagtccgcctgccagtgtagaagacatgggttaaatccctgatcagggaagatacCCCacaccacggagcaactaagcctgtgtgccacagctgttgagcctgtgctctagagtccgggAGTCAGCATTTCTGAAGCCCtagagccctagagcccatgctctacaagagaagtcactgcagtgggaagcccaaggaccacaactagagagaactAGAGAGGAGTCCTTGCTCACTGCGACTAGAGAAAGGCTGCACGCAGCAATgaatgcagcacagccaaaaataaatgagtaaattttttttaaaaacctagtcaactatacacttaaaaatagtgaagagggacttccctggttgcccaatggttaagaccccatgctctCCATGCaggggtgcaagtttgatccctggtcagggaactcaggtCCTGCATGCctcggccaaaaaaaaaaaaaaaaaaaatagtgacgaTGACACATTTTGTATTGTATATACTTTgccacaatttaaatttttttaaaccagtgaGTATTCCATCTGAACCCTGAGACAAGTGTCCCCCAGGTTTCTTGGCCCTCCTCTTGAGAATTCGGAAGCAAATGGACCCTGGGTGTAAATGCTGACTTTGCCTCTCATTCAATGGGTGGCCCTGGGCAGGTGACTCCCCTGGTGTCATCTTCTACCAAGCAGGACTAGCAATAAAGTGCTGAAACCAGGTCCTCTGGACTGTTTCATTTCACTTGGAATACTTGTTGTGGTTTTGGGTTCAATAACCACCTTGGAATGCCAGGCTCCAGGCaaagttttttaattaaagtttgcTCGGCAGCCTCATGATATGGAGTCACTCAGAATATCCCCAGTTTCATGAGACAGAGGGGAGGAGTGGAGAAAGGCAGGAATATAGTCTGGGGCCATCCAACCCGGTCTATGCCGGTCTTTAGAACTTCTTCTAGGAAAAGggaaactgaaaagagaaatccTGGACCCTCAGAAGAGATCCCTTTGAGTCAGTGCAGAGGCTActcaatattttttcaaatcagtTCCTCCTTTCTGCTTCCTCTGTACTGGATTTTTGAAGCAATGTTGGAATACCtgcaaaagaatatctgaaagtAGATAACAGTGATGGTTGCACAAGATTatgaatccacccaaacccacagaATTGTGCACTTAAACAAGACAAGgtttatggcaaataaatgatatctcaattaaaaaaaaaattttggagtCTATCTGCAGAGGACGAGGGTTCGACCTCttgtcaggggactaagatccccaTCATGCTGCACATGATCCCCACATGCATGTGGTGGacgtccccagtggctcagatggtaaagaatctgcatgcaatgcaggagacccgggttccatcctgggttgggaagattcccctggagaagggaatgcctacccactccagtattcttgcctggaaaatcccatggataaaggagcctgacaggctacagcccataagatctcaaagagttggacatgactggacaacTAACACTTCCATTTTCATCCCGGTAATTTCATCTCACGTGACctgaattctgattttttaattagtttttattggaaaaataaaaatgatgtaggagatgcaggttcaatttctacgtctgaaagatcccctggagaaagaaacagcaacccactagaatattcttgcctgggaaattccatggacagaggagcctggcaggctgcagtccaagggatcacaaaagagtcagatacaaattagcgactaaataacaacacagTTGGTTTACATGTTGTGTttacatgttgtgttagtttttgccacacttcagagtgaatcagttatacatatacacattcttttttattttttaatttttttcccattcttttttagattctatttccATAAAGGTTGGTATGGGCTTCCTGAGgcacagtgatgaagaatccacctgccaaagcaagagacccaggttagatccctgagtcggaaagatcccctggagatggaaacagctccagtattcttgcctgaaaaattccaaagacagaggagcctggtgggctacagttcacagggtcacaaaaagtcggacacagctgagcaactaagcacataggTCATTAAACGGCATTGAATACAGTTTCCTATGtcgatttttaaattaaattaaattttaaaaataataggtgagggacttctctggtggtccagtggttgagaatccatcttccagtgcaggggacttgggtttgatcctggtcagggaactagatccctcatgccacagctaaaagatcccatgtgccacaactaagacctggtgaagccagacaaaataaatagataaataaacattgggcttcccaggtggcgctactggtaaagaacccatttgccaatgcaggagacataagagacgtgggtttgatccctgggtcgggaagatcccctggaggatggcatggcaaaccactccagtattcttgcctggagaatcccatggacagaggagcctgtcaggctacagtccatagggtcgcacagaatcagatatgactgaagcaaattagcacacacagacaaataaacattttaaataaaataagaaagagtaGATGAAATACACATGTGCAAAAGGTCTTTAACCAGGAGGCTCACCCAAGGATTAGATCAATCAATTTCCTTCACCTCTGGCTTCCAGTTGCGTTGGGTTCTGCCAGTGGGAGGCATAAGCAGGAGgtcagggggtgggaggggaaagaCCAGGGCGTTTGTCCCTTCCGTGCAGAGTCCCTGTGGATTCGAAGCATCTGTCCATCTCAGGCCCTGACTCCAGTTTCTGAGGACCACTCCCTTCTTTTGCCCCTTTCAGCTAAAGATAGTGATGGGACCCCATGGTTGGCAGGAGGAAGGCACTGTGTTATCCTCCATTAGGCTCCTGACCCCTGGCCCTTCTTTTAACCATTGTGCCTGTCCCCATCACTCCCTAAATTACCCACTGTGAGTGTGCTATCTTTCCATCTGGGACGCTGACTGATGCAAAAATCCATGCACTTGACAAGGCAGAGGAGCAAAGTGCGTACACAGTAGCCTACCGTCAGACTCTACCATTAGAACGTTATCAGTCTTGGCTGCCTGCCTCACCCCAAAGGTCTCCTCTGTCCTGAATCTTATGATTTtccaatatttcctttttttattaaaaaaaaaaaaaagaactccaatttttttttttttttttttaggacttccAAAGTGGTACAGTGATTAAGGATCCACCTTCCAATTCAAGTGACctattcgatccctggttggggaactaagatcccacatgccttggagcaacccgcaactactgagcccgggCACTCTGGAGTCCATGAGCCACAAGTCAAGAAAAGCCTACCTGCCACCACTGAGACTCAACACAGCCTAGTTAATGTAGAAACCTCCTTTAGAACGctcctcaatattctgtgatgacCTCTATGGGAAAAGTATCTgcaaaagaatggatatatgtgtatatatagctgaatcactttgctgtatagaagaaactaacataacattgtaaagcagctatactccaacacaGACTAAAACctgtatttataaaatgtttctaaaactcccttaagtaaattattttaaaagacacaattACCTCCTTACCAAGAAGGAAGAGCCATCACACCCAGGATGAATGAAGCCTGAACTTGATTTTTATTTGCAGGTGGGGCGGACAGTATTCCAAACGCCAttcacatagattttttttttttttggatgctcTCTGTCTTcattgcagctcacaggctttctctagttggagcgagcaggggttactcttcatTCCGGTGCGCAAgcgtctcattgcggtggctttcttgttgcagagcatgggctctaggcacatggcttcagtagtcgtggagcacgggcttagctgccctgcggcatgtgggatcttcccagacctgtgtcctctgcactggcaggcagactgctgaccactgaaccaccagggaagtctccgtATAGACTCTTGGCACAAGAACACACCAGACCTTCTctcccagcttcccttgcagTTTGAGGGCGAGCACATGACCTTGATCCCATTCTGCAGATGCACAGGATTTAGAATGGAGAGCTGCCCACCCAGAGGAATGATCAGCAAGAGGAGGGGGCAGAAGGGATGCAAGCATGGCATCACCAGTGTTGGCAACAAAAGCCAGAGCTGTTGGCTGGTTCCAGGGGGTGATTAAACTGTGGTCTTAGCTGCTGTCCTGCCCTCACTTCATCCTTTTCCATCTTCTAAGGCTGGTGATCCCATGAGGCCCCAGTATCCACCCAAGAAATTCCTCTGCAGCTTAAATCACCCTGAGTCAGTTTCTGTTGCAAATCAGGAAGAATCATCATCAATCCAGATAGCAACTTCAAAACACCTTCTTGGCTTCCAGCCTAGTCCAACCACCAAGATTACTCACCTAGAATATTGCCCCAGCCTCTTCCCCTTCTGTATTTTCCTCCCTACAATATATTTTCCAGACAACAGCCCAGAGGAtccttaaaaatatctttcaaatagttaaaacaaacaaaaaataaataagtaaatgtttaaaaaaacagttaaaacattcacagtgcttttcaaaataaaaaaatgcaaaagaacacacataaaaataaaaataaaaaatacatattaagaaatatttttaagcaatTCTCTTATCCTCCTCATTACTCAACTGCCCAGTTTCTGATTCCCCACCCCTGCCTGTTATAACTTTCATGAGTTATTTATCCAGATTTTCTTTCTGaatatacaagggaaaaaaacacctgatgaatggataagtgaactgtggtatatacatacaaaggaatagtattcagtcttaaaaaggaagggacttctctggtggtccaagggtaaggcatctgccttttaatgcagggtacatgggtttgagcccgtgtcggggaactaagatcccacgtgccaccaggcaactaagcctgcatgatGCAAttagagaagcccaagcactgcaacaaagacccagagcaagcaagattaaaaaaaaaaaagggaaggaaatcctgACCTGTgctacaacacaaatgaaccttgaagacattacacagatgaaccttgaagacattatgccaaTAATATAAGCCAGatgcaaaagaacaaatatattgcatgattctatttatatgaggtacctagaatatgTAAATTCATAACAGGAAGTAAAATAGTGGTTCAAAGAGTCTGGGGAATGGGAATGGAGAGTGAgggtttaatggggacagagtttcagtttggaaagataaaaagagttctggagatggatggtggtggtgggtcaacaacaatatgaatgtaccTAATGCCTGTGAACTGTACACTCGAAAATGgtcaaaatggtaaattttgcgTTGTGTGTATTCTAccacaactttaaaaataagggggcttccctggtggctcagtgattggGACTGTGCCCTACCAAGGCAGAGGGGCATGTGTTCCaatcctggtcggggaactaagattccacatgctgcaagggtgcagccaaaaataatacaaaaagttttttttagtttttaaaaataaaatcctcaaaTACTGCCtacatttacaaaataaacaaaaataaatgtgtagCATTTTAGTGGAGAAAACGAATAtacactttaaaaactttttcacaAAAAGCAACATACTATACACATAAGAGTGAAGAGTGAAGTGAAGGGATCTTTCCTTGAGTATGTCCTGGGAGTTTTTCCACATCAGCTGGAGCAGACTTCCTCATTCTTTGATTCAGCCGTAATATATTCCGTTGTATAGATGGAGGATAATTTATGCAACTGGTCCTGGAGTTCATGAAGAATCTTAGGGGTTCCCTCCAATCTTTGGCTATGATAGAAATGGCTGCAATGAATAACCGTGTGTTTATACACCGTTTCACGCATGTGCAAGCCTTTCTATCATGGGACTTCTTGGCCAAAGAAGCTAAACATTTGTAATCTTTATGAACATCATCAAATTCATCTCCATGGGGGAGGACTGAAGTCCACATATTAATATGCTCACTTTTCAACAGCTCAACCGTATTGAGCAGCATTTTGCCAATCTAACATGTAAAAATTGGTATCTCACATTCCTCTTATTTTAACTTGCATTGCTCTTATTAAGAGCGAGGCCCAGTGTCTTTTAACACATTAAAGAGCCcttgtgtttcattttttgtggACATTCTGACTACACCATTTGCTCAATTTTTTCCCTATGGGATTTGcatacataaatttatatttatatttttattattaattcttaGAAACTCTTTACATATTATAGCCATTAAGGGGTCTATAATATGAAGTACAGTTATGCtttcccaggttttttttttaacttttctgtggTGGTAtttggcccttttttttttttttttcttaatgaaggtgcacttgtttatttatttatttatttttactacattgggtcttcattgctgtcctgggtctttctctagttgtggtgagcacaggtttctctctaggttcggtgcatgggcttctcattgcagtggtttctcttgttacagagcacgggctccagggcacgcaggctcactagttgtggcacttgggtttagttgccctgcagcatggggaatcttcctggaccagggatggagcccatgtcccctgcactggcaggcaatttttaaccactggaccaccggggaagtcctggcCTTATTTTTATGCTGTGGAATTATTCACCTTCTTGTTACTTTTGGATTTCAAGTCATAGTAACAAAGGGCATCCTCAGACTAATTTGctaacacagaaagaaaatgccCCTCCCTTCTTTAAAATTCTCCACTGGTTCCTTCTCTTAGATTCAAATCCACAATGATGAGGCTTCCTACATGCTAATCTCTGAATATTCATCTCAAATTACCTCCATCACTCTCCCCATCACTCACTCCAGTCCCAGAACACAGGCCTCCTTGCTATTTCTTAAATCTCCACACACActtccacctcagggcctttgcacttgctgtttcctctgcctagaaCACTTTTCCCAAATATCCACAAGTCTCCCTCCTTGATCTCATATAGGGACTCAGAGGGGCCCCTCCCTGATCACCACAAGATGGCACAAGCAGGTTCATTGTGGACCTTGGACCTGCTTTATTTCTCATCACCGGACATATTTGTTTCTTGCCCATCTCCACCCATTAGAACATCATCTCCGTGAGGAGGAGACTGTGTGCTCAATTGCATCACCAGCACCTATGGCACATGGttgcttgttcagttgctaagtcacgtctgactctttgtgaccccatggactgtagcacgccaggcttctctgtccttcactatctcccagagtttgctcaaaatcatatccattgagtcagtggtgctacacaaccatctcatcctctgttgccttcttctcctcctgccctcaatctttcccagcatcagggtctttttcaaagagtgggctcttcccatcaggtggccaaagtattggagctttggccagtatcagcttcagtatcagtctttctaatggatattaagggttgatttcctttagggtggactgattTTATTaccttgctgtccagggaactctcgagagtcttctccagcaccacagttgaaaagcatcaattctttggtgcacagtcttctttatggtccaactctcacatccatatatgactactggaaaaaccataactttgacatGATAGAATCCCAAATatctgataaatgaatgaatgaatgggaaattttttaataattttttttgccacaccccagggcatgtggaacttccccaatcagggattgaacccttgctcCTTACATTGTAAGTGtggaatctcaaccactggaccacgaagcCAAGACCCTGAATGAGTATATTAACACATCAAAATGAGACTTTCCTTGGCCTaataagaaagatttaaaaatatttttctgcttccCAAAGCACCATGCTGCATCtcccttccaggtctttgctCAGACTGTTCACCCTGAAACAAAGCcatcttctccctcccacccttaaTCTTTCACCTGATTAGTCTGAGactctctgggaaaaaaaaaagaaaagtcttagtcattcagtcttgtccaactctttgagactccatggactgcagcccactaggctcctctgcccatggagttctccaggcaagaatcctggagtgggtagccattcccatctccaggggatcttcccaacacagggattgaatccaggtctcctgatttacagacaaattctttactgtctgagccaccatggaagaccTGAGATTCTCTGATTTCAGCCTAAAtaccacttcctccaggaagccttccttgactccTCAGACTAAATCAGTTAGCAGGCTCCTCTGGGCTCTCACATCTGCTTATTTAttagttcttcctgacccagctgtGAGCTCTGTGGGGACACATATTATTGAAATTCCATGGTGCTTTCAGACCCAGTAATCAACCCCAAATGTGATTGCTAAATTATTCTTTCTCCTCTGTTGGCAATAAGCTTCCCTTGAAAACTCTGACAGCCTTCAGAGACCGCCTTTGACCAGCAGAGAAAGCATGCGATTCCCTTAGGGAccaggaagcaaaaagcaaagccaGTTCTTGAAGCTCCAAGAAAGCCAAGAAATGGCCCAAGGAGCCTGGGCTAGGACTGGAAGTGACTAAACTGGCCACATCCTGGCCGTTCCCTCCACACTAAGAAGCTCCTGACTCCCCCTACCTGAGCAGGCAACcggacctctctgagcctcagtttcctcatcggtaGAATGGAGCAGTTGGTGGGAAGTCCCACCAAGGGCAGGAACTTCGTAGGTGTACTACACATGACAGCGATCTGTTGTTATGTTGCTGTGGGTGTTATTCCCTGCCTCCTGGGTCCTTCCCGGCCTTTCCCGGGAAGCCTCGGGCTGGAAGCCCAGGCGGAGGGGGGCGAAAACAGAGGCCACAAATCCGTGCAAAGCCGCCCCTCCCGCCCCGGCCTCCTTTCTGCAAGCCCGGTGTCCCAGGGAGGGAGCGGGAAGGAGGGCGGAATCtgagcggcggcagcagcagctgctCTGGGCTGGCCGCCAAAGTCCCCTCCCTCCGCCGCTGACATTCCTGCGGGAGGAGGCCGAGCGCTACTCAGCGTCTGGCCGGAGGTTCGCTGGCGCCCCCTCGTGGCCAAGTTCAAGAGgttggacttgatccctggggcTGCCGAAGACCTGGGTGGAGCCCTTGGCTGCTCTCCCCAGCTCCTACCCTTCTCGGGCTCCCTTCGTTtcgttttttaattgaagcagagttgattta includes:
- the RDH8 gene encoding retinol dehydrogenase 8, with amino-acid sequence MADAPRTVLISGCSSGIGLELAVQLAHDPRQRYQVVATMRDLGKKGTLEAAAGEALGQTLTVAQLDVLSDESVAQCLSCIQGGEVDVLVNNAGVGLVGPLEGLSLAAMQNVFDTNFFGAVRLVKAVLPGMKRRRQGHIVVVSSVMGLQGVVFNEVYAASKFAVEGFFESLAVQLLQFNIFISLVEPGPVITEFEGKLLEQVSTAEFPGTDPDTLSYFRDLYLPASRELFHNVGQSPQDVAKVIVKVIGSARPPLRRQTNTRYTPLTALKAMDPSGSLYVRTSHRLLFRWPRLLKLGLRCLACSCFRTPVWPR
- the LOC122699479 gene encoding 40S ribosomal protein S20-like, whose amino-acid sequence is MALKDTSKTPVEPEVAIHRIRITLTSRSVRSLEKVCADLIRGVKEKNLKVKGPVRMPTKTLRITTRKTPCGEGSKTWDRFQMRIHKRLIDLHSPSEIVKQITSISIEPGVEVEVTIADA